The genomic stretch GTCTTTCGGCAAACGATTTACCAATGGAGTTGGCAATATCCATAGGAGAGGTCTCGTAAGCAGTACCTTCTTTGATTGTGCCATCTCTTAACGTAATTTTGATTGGCAATTTCTCCTTCTTACTAATTTCCTCGCCATATTGAGCTTTCAATTCGTCAAACAACTTgattctttcttcaatgaATTCTGGTTGAGGGTCCAAGTATAATGGGTTGGtgggtttctttttcttgtctttCAACGACAAGTCCTTGACTTTATCTGCAACTTCAGACATTGTTGATAGTTAGAGAAACAAAAGagagtgaaaaaaaaattttttttttttttgtttgttggcATTTTAAATACACGTAACCCAAGATATGACTCTTCACGAACAAGTTGAAGAACTACAAAActtatttgatgaaaacgaatcattgattgaaaacaaCTGTGCTAGACTTAATCAATTACAGCAAGAGTTGTCACAGGAAGAGGTTTCGTTTCTTGAGGTCAAAGACAAACTTATCAAGCTACTCCAACAACTCAAAGTATCGTACGGGTCGACCCAACCATACACCACTTATCTACAAGAAATCGCCGATGCCGCTAGCGCTCTTAATGTTACAAACGATTTTAATCTGCAGCTTGCAAATGtattgaaatcatttcAATAGACGTATATATACATGATCTAAAAAGTCTTTGGAGCTAATGCCACAATCTTGTTGTAGTTTAAATCCTTTAATTCCTTGGCCACCACCGACGATATTCTAGTACCCAAGGGTTCACCATTCTTATTGATCAACACACAAGCATTATCGTCAAATCTAACAACACTCCCGTCCTTTCTCTTGAGTGGAGCCCTGGTTCTGACAACCACGGCTTGGCATATATCTCTTCTCTTGACTCTATTGGTTGACGATTGTCCAGTCAACTCTTGTTGCAATGGTCTGGCCTGTTTCACAACACACGTTATTCTATCACCAATTTGAGCACAACTCTTTGGCTTGTGACGCAACACCTTGATACATTCAACAACCTGAGCACCAGAGTTGTCAATAACATTAAGCAAACTTTTAAGGTAAATCATGGTAcggaagaaagaagaagaagaaaaaaaattttttattggaCAACTTTCGCACAAATAATGGGCAGACTTCTGCTGCAAAACACCCTATCTAAGCTTTCTATCAATTTCTATATCCACTGTTTCGGTCTTCTTCACAACAACGTCATAAATATTTCTCATAAAATGAAACTGTAAGAACGCAACCAACCCAACAGCTACAAACACAAGTGCCCTTAACCCGTCATCTTCCATATCCATAAACGCATACGGATACCTCCCGCCATTCTCAGTATCCACTAAATACTTTAACAAACACCAGTAGCCAGTAGAAAGCGCAgtaatcaacaacaatacaGTATTGCTCTTAATAGTCCAGCGTGGCATAAACACCAAGTAATCAATAAGCAACGAGACTACCGGCATCAAGTGTATACACAAATCAAGCCCCAAGGGGATGTTGAAATTTTCCGGGTCAGGGGTTAGCAAATGCAACATAAATAAACGCAATGGCCAGTACACCATAGCCACAATCGTCTCCAACGCCAACCCAATCggatgaagaagattctTAAAATCATACAACGTCTTTGATCTTGTGAGATGGGCTACAAACCCTAATCCAAATACCACAAGCGAATATATCAACGATAAATTCGTAAGAAACTGGTAATGGCCCGCTCCCTTTAAATCATCCGACAACTCAATCAGGAAAATCCGCCACGCCCCATACAACCcagcaacaattgaaacagCATTAATTCCTAAAATAACATGATTTCCAACGACCCTTCTAGACATCTTTTTTTGCAGAGAAATTGTATGTatattaaaagaataaaaaaaaaagggggagAGAGATATATGcgatgaaaaaaaagaaacctATACActtataataaaaaaaaatggaacagcaaacaaaaaaaaggatgCACCACTTCTAAAACTGAAAgttctgttgttgttgattcgAGTCCATCCCAAAACCAAATGAGTTTCCGTAACTTTCAGGAACAATGTTTTCGTCATCGATTTGACCGTCGTCATCAGAGAAATACTTTTCAATGATGCCAAATGCTTTTTGATAGATCTTTTCGTTGGGGTTGTTTTGACACTCAAAAATCTTTTCCATG from Candida albicans SC5314 chromosome 5, complete sequence encodes the following:
- a CDS encoding uncharacterized protein (Protein of unknown function), encoding MTLHEQVEELQNLFDENESLIENNCARLNQLQQELSQEEVSFLEVKDKLIKLLQQLKVSYGSTQPYTTYLQEIADAASALNVTNDFNSQLANVLKSFQ
- a CDS encoding mitochondrial 54S ribosomal protein uL14m (Ortholog(s) have structural constituent of ribosome activity and mitochondrial large ribosomal subunit localization), which produces MIYLKSLLNVIDNSGAQVVECIKVLRHKPKSCAQIGDRITCVVKQARPLQQELTGQSSTNRVKRRDICQAVVVRTRAPLKRKDGSVVRFDDNACVLINKNGEPLGTRISSVVAKELKDLNYNKIVALAPKTF
- a CDS encoding uncharacterized protein (Putative integral membrane protein of unknown function; clade-associated gene expression; Spider biofilm induced), which translates into the protein MVYWPLRLFMLHLLTPDPENFNIPLGLDLCIHLMPVVSLLIDYLVFMPRWTIKSNTVLLLITALSTGYWCLLKYLVDTENGGRYPYAFMDMEDDGLRALVFVAVGLVAFLQFHFMRNIYDVVVKKTETVDIEIDRKLR